Proteins encoded within one genomic window of Flavobacterium gilvum:
- a CDS encoding efflux RND transporter periplasmic adaptor subunit: MKKNLITAAVILGALTLIAFTLNKNKKENAAKIAIVAEKNAAVSVKVSEVKTEEVSLDFVANGNFEPTQELTFSAEKSGKIIQVLAKEGDRVSVGQTLAIMRGDAINVNAQAAEATYMNAKSDYSRFENAYKTGGVTKQQLDQSKVALTNAEANYKQSRINIGDTHIKAPINGIINKKFIEPGSIISATPATSLFEIVNVSKLKLTVTVDESQVASLRVGNTIEVTTSVYPDKSFSGRITFIAAKADGNLNFPVEIEITNNANNDLKAGMYGTAEFKSAQQKQVMTTVPRNAFVGSVSSNQVFVVENGIARLKTVTAGRILGDKVEVLNGLSNGETVITTGQINLQDGNAVEVIK, encoded by the coding sequence ATGAAAAAGAATTTAATAACCGCAGCTGTAATTTTGGGAGCATTGACACTTATTGCTTTTACTTTAAATAAAAATAAAAAAGAAAACGCTGCAAAAATTGCAATTGTAGCCGAGAAAAACGCTGCCGTTTCTGTAAAAGTATCTGAAGTTAAAACCGAAGAAGTTTCTCTTGATTTTGTCGCAAACGGAAATTTTGAACCTACTCAGGAATTAACATTTTCTGCAGAAAAATCAGGAAAAATAATTCAGGTTTTGGCCAAAGAAGGAGATCGAGTAAGCGTTGGGCAAACATTGGCCATCATGAGAGGTGACGCCATTAATGTAAATGCTCAAGCTGCCGAAGCGACTTATATGAACGCAAAATCGGATTATAGCCGTTTTGAAAATGCATATAAAACCGGAGGAGTTACCAAACAACAATTGGATCAATCCAAAGTGGCTTTGACAAACGCCGAAGCAAATTACAAACAATCCAGAATCAACATTGGCGACACTCATATCAAAGCTCCAATAAACGGAATCATCAATAAGAAATTTATCGAACCAGGTTCTATTATTTCGGCAACTCCGGCAACTTCTTTATTCGAAATTGTAAACGTTTCAAAATTAAAACTTACCGTAACTGTTGACGAAAGCCAAGTTGCGAGTTTGAGAGTTGGAAACACAATCGAGGTAACAACAAGTGTTTATCCTGATAAAAGTTTTTCGGGCAGAATTACATTCATCGCAGCAAAAGCAGATGGCAATTTGAATTTCCCTGTTGAAATTGAAATTACAAATAATGCCAATAACGATCTTAAAGCAGGTATGTATGGTACTGCTGAATTCAAGTCGGCACAACAAAAACAAGTGATGACTACCGTTCCAAGAAATGCATTCGTAGGAAGTGTAAGCAGTAACCAAGTATTTGTTGTAGAAAATGGAATCGCTAGATTGAAAACAGTTACAGCGGGCAGAATTTTGGGTGATAAAGTTGAGGTTTTGAATGGTTTATCAAATGGTGAAACAGTAATCACAACTGGACAAATCAACCTTCAGGACGGAAATGCAGTAGAAGTTATTAAGTAA